ACATGATGCCAAAAACCTTTCATGGCATTTAGATGACCGAAAATCTGATGGATTACTGTGACATCCTGCCGATTCGCCGCAGTGGAAGACAATTGATTGTTTGTATCCAGAGTTTGGGGATGAGCCAAGGAACCTAAGGCTTGCTCTTGCttctgatggaatgaatccttaTGGTAGCTTAAGCAGCAACCACAGTTCGTGGCCTGTTTTACAgatgatttacaaccttccCCCATGGTTGTGCATTTTGCGTAAATACATTATCCTGTGTATGATGATTGTGGGTCAGGgaatgatattgatgtgtatCTTACGCCATTAATCGAAGACTTGAAACAATTGTGGGAAGAAGGGGTAGATGTGTGGGATGCAAATGTGCAGCAGACGTTCAGGTTACGCACAATGGTGTTTTGTACTATTAATGATTTTCCAGCATATGGAAATTTAAGTGGATACAGTGTGAAAGGGCATCATGCATGTCCTATCTGTGAGAAAAACACAAGCTTCATCCAACTCAAGCATGGAAAGAAGACACTATATACCAGACACCGAAGATTTCTAAAAGCTTTTCACCCTTATCGAcaattgaaaaaagcttttaatggaagtcaggAGAATGAAGGCCCCCCGGAAGCATTAACTGGAAACCAAGTTCATGATCGCGTAAAGGACATTGTAACCGTGTTTGGCAAGTCCCAGAAGAAGACATCATCTCCCAAAAACATGTGGAAGAAACGCtcaatattctttgatcttccatactggtctgatctaTATGTGCGTCACTGTctagatgttatgcatgtggagaaaaatgtgtgtgatagtttaattggtactcttcttcacattaaagggaagacaaaggatggtttgaaaTGTCATCAAGACTTGGTTGACATGGGAATACGAGAGCAGTTGCATCCCATATCACAAGGTCGGCGAACATATTTACCCCCAGCATGCCACACACTGTCAACACCAGAGAAGAAAAGTTTTTGTCAATGTCTGCGGAATGTCaaagttccacaaggatactcttcaaatatcaagagccttgtCGCCCTCAGTGATCTTAAGTTGGTTGGCTTGAAGTCTCATGATTGCCATGTCTTAATGCAACAATTATTGCCTGTTGCGATTCGCGGCATCTTGCCTGACAAAGTTAGAGTTGCCATAACCCGTTTGTGCTTTCTTTTTAATGCCATATGTAGTAAAGTCATTAATCCTCATCAATTGGATGACTTGGAGAATGAGGCTGCCATTGTCATTTGTCAGTTAGAGATGTATTTCCCaccatcattttttgacatcatggttcacctCATTGTTCATCTTGAGGGAAATTCGGTTGTGTGGTCCGGTTTTTTTGTGGTGGATGTATCCAATTGAACGCTACATGAAAGTGTTGAAGGGATATACCAAAAATCAATACCGACCAGAAGCTTCCATTGTAGAAAGGTATGTTGCTgaagaagctattgagttttgttcacAGTACATGGAAACAGTTGAAGCTGTGGGGGTACCGAAAATTCGTCATGATCAGACACGAGGAGGTCAAGGGACACGAGGCTTCAATGTTGTTACCATGAGTCGACAAGATGTGTCACAGGCGCATTTgtatatcttgaataacacacaTGAGGTCATT
The genomic region above belongs to Glycine max cultivar Williams 82 chromosome 14, Glycine_max_v4.0, whole genome shotgun sequence and contains:
- the LOC102669291 gene encoding uncharacterized protein, with product MSAVLALVNLKARFGWSDKSFTELLVLLKNMLPEQNTLPKNHYEAKKILCPVGMEYKKIHACPNDSILYRNEYAELRQCPTCGVSRYKVQHDELTDDVGTKNCRPAKWKTIDCLYPEFGDEPRNLRLALASDGMNPYGSLSSNHRNDIDVYLTPLIEDLKQLWEEGVDVWDANVQQTFRLRTMVFCTINDFPAYGNLSGYSVKGHHACPICEKNTSFIQLKHGKKTLYTRHRRFLKAFHPYRQLKKAFNGSQENEGPPEALTGNQVHDRVKDIVTVFGKSQKKTSSPKNMWKKRSIFFDLPYWSDLYVRKTKDGLKCHQDLVDMGIREQLHPISQGRRTYLPPACHTLSTPEKKSFCQCLRNVKVPQGYSSNIKSLVALSDLKLVGLKSHDCHVLMQQLLPVAIRGILPDKVRVAITRLCFLFNAICSKVINPHQLDDLENEAAIVICQLEMYFPPSFFDIMVHLIVHLEGNSVVWSGFFVVDVSN